The bacterium genome window below encodes:
- a CDS encoding Asp23/Gls24 family envelope stress response protein produces the protein MQEKKQNELGSIWISNEVVGTIAGLVTTGIKGVAGMSGGIIEGLAKRLTGTQLMKGVKVEVGEKEAVLDISIIVEYGVRIPEVAWQIQEAVKRTVENLTGLSVVEVNIQVEGIYIEEEKESPPKKRVS, from the coding sequence ATGCAGGAGAAGAAACAAAATGAACTGGGCTCTATCTGGATAAGTAACGAGGTGGTGGGCACCATAGCCGGGTTGGTGACTACCGGGATAAAGGGGGTAGCCGGCATGAGCGGTGGTATTATAGAGGGGCTGGCGAAGAGATTGACCGGGACTCAATTGATGAAGGGAGTCAAGGTTGAGGTCGGAGAGAAAGAGGCTGTACTGGATATATCTATCATTGTTGAATATGGCGTCCGGATTCCGGAAGTGGCCTGGCAAATACAGGAAGCCGTTAAAAGAACGGTAGAGAATTTGACCGGCCTCTCGGTGGTCGAAGTAAATATCCAGGTCGAGGGAATCTATATTGAGGAAGAAAAAGAGTCGCCTCCAAAAAAGAGAGTAAGCTAA
- a CDS encoding pyruvate kinase alpha/beta domain-containing protein, protein MKREVEYFEKPGPENTEACLEIMEGVVEEGYRYVVVATTSGETGLAAAKRLQGRGINLVVVTHSANFKGPNVEEISPDKRKEIESLGAKIYTGTILTHSLETALAAKFSGVYPTTLIAQTLRRFGEGLKVCCEIVMEAVDAGLIPEGEVVVAVGGTGRGADAVCLIKSAASKRFLDLKVTEILAKPG, encoded by the coding sequence ATGAAGCGAGAAGTTGAATACTTTGAAAAGCCCGGCCCGGAAAACACTGAAGCCTGTCTGGAGATTATGGAGGGTGTAGTTGAAGAGGGCTATCGTTACGTGGTCGTGGCTACCACCTCAGGTGAAACAGGCCTGGCCGCCGCGAAAAGACTGCAAGGCCGAGGAATAAATCTGGTGGTAGTTACCCATTCGGCTAATTTCAAAGGCCCTAACGTAGAGGAAATATCCCCGGATAAAAGGAAAGAAATCGAGAGCCTGGGAGCCAAAATCTATACGGGAACCATCCTTACCCATTCTTTAGAAACTGCCTTAGCGGCCAAGTTTTCCGGCGTCTACCCCACCACCCTGATTGCCCAAACCTTGAGAAGATTTGGAGAAGGACTTAAGGTCTGCTGCGAGATTGTTATGGAGGCAGTGGATGCCGGTCTTATACCGGAAGGTGAAGTAGTAGTAGCCGTGGGCGGAACCGGTCGGGGAGCAGATGCGGTCTGTTTGATCAAATCCGCGGCTTCTAAGAGATTCCTGGATTTGAAAGTGACCGAGATTTTGGCTAAACCAGGATAA
- a CDS encoding tetratricopeptide repeat protein has translation MLRTRDYLWLGFILLLMTGCAGGWREIREDYVIENNYGVRCIRLGLWNDALIWLEKARDKKPEKASIHNNLGVVYEYFGQLEEAGRAYEKAVELSGGKKVYRENLQAFIEDRGQKTEAEDSR, from the coding sequence GTGCTCCGAACTCGAGACTATCTCTGGTTAGGGTTTATTCTTCTCTTAATGACCGGATGTGCTGGGGGATGGCGAGAAATAAGAGAAGATTATGTAATAGAAAATAATTACGGAGTCAGATGTATCCGACTTGGTCTTTGGAATGATGCCCTGATCTGGCTGGAGAAAGCCAGAGATAAAAAACCGGAGAAGGCTTCTATCCACAATAACCTTGGTGTGGTTTACGAATATTTTGGCCAGTTGGAAGAAGCCGGAAGAGCTTATGAAAAGGCGGTTGAGTTGAGTGGAGGGAAAAAGGTATATCGAGAAAATCTTCAGGCCTTTATAGAAGACAGAGGACAGAAGACAGAGGCAGAAGACAGTAGATAG